A section of the Asticcacaulis sp. EMRT-3 genome encodes:
- the pyrC gene encoding dihydroorotase, whose protein sequence is MIKDTTAIAFVNARLIDPASDYDGPGSLIVADGVIADVIHGHDAINGHAGIQVIDCDENAIMPGLIDMRVRTGEPGNEPAETLKSASRAAAAGGVTSFVVLPDTDPVIDEPAMVDFILRRARDIELVHVYPAGAATKGCGGKTMAEIGLMDEAGALYFTDADHVIVNSKILSRVLTYAGGFNALIAHRPKEPWLSEGAVATSGEMAARMGLSGVPALAERIMMERDLGLVELTGARFLVDLISTAEGLASLERAKARGLEVSASVSINHLMFNEIDIGDYRTFYRLDPPLRAERDRLALIDALAQGVIDVVVSNHTPRPAEDKRLPFSESAPGAIGLQTLLPALIGLHFENDIPLIDLIRAVTINPAQLLGLEAGRLEKGAPADLILVDIEAPFALRERDILSKSKNSPFENRTLQGKVLKTLVDGRIVHGG, encoded by the coding sequence ATGATCAAAGACACAACCGCCATCGCCTTCGTCAATGCCCGCCTGATCGATCCGGCCAGCGATTATGATGGCCCCGGCTCGCTGATCGTGGCCGATGGCGTGATCGCCGATGTCATCCACGGCCATGACGCCATCAACGGCCATGCCGGTATTCAGGTCATCGACTGCGACGAAAACGCCATCATGCCCGGCCTGATCGACATGCGCGTGCGCACCGGCGAACCGGGCAATGAACCGGCCGAAACCTTGAAATCGGCCAGCCGCGCCGCGGCCGCCGGTGGCGTCACCTCGTTCGTGGTGCTGCCTGATACCGATCCGGTGATCGATGAGCCGGCCATGGTCGATTTCATCCTGCGCCGGGCGCGCGACATTGAGCTGGTGCATGTCTATCCGGCGGGCGCGGCCACCAAGGGCTGCGGCGGCAAGACGATGGCCGAGATCGGCCTGATGGACGAGGCGGGCGCGCTTTATTTTACCGACGCCGACCATGTGATCGTCAATTCCAAAATCCTCAGCCGCGTGCTGACCTATGCGGGCGGGTTCAACGCCCTGATCGCCCATCGCCCGAAAGAACCGTGGCTTTCGGAAGGGGCCGTGGCCACATCGGGCGAGATGGCGGCGCGCATGGGGCTTAGCGGCGTGCCCGCTCTGGCCGAGCGCATCATGATGGAGCGCGATCTGGGGCTGGTGGAACTGACCGGGGCGCGGTTTCTGGTCGATCTGATCTCGACCGCTGAGGGTCTGGCCTCGCTGGAACGCGCCAAGGCGCGCGGGCTGGAGGTTTCGGCGTCTGTGTCGATCAACCATCTGATGTTCAACGAAATCGACATCGGCGATTACCGCACCTTTTACCGGCTCGACCCGCCCTTGCGCGCCGAGCGCGACCGGCTGGCCCTCATCGATGCGCTGGCGCAAGGGGTGATCGACGTGGTGGTGTCCAACCACACGCCGCGCCCCGCCGAGGACAAGCGCCTGCCGTTTTCGGAGAGCGCGCCCGGGGCCATCGGCCTGCAAACCCTCCTGCCCGCCCTGATCGGTCTGCATTTCGAAAACGATATTCCGCTGATCGACCTGATCCGCGCCGTCACCATCAACCCGGCGCAATTGCTGGGTCTGGAGGCCGGACGGCTGGAAAAGGGCGCGCCCGCCGACCTCATTCTGGTTGACATAGAAGCGCCGTTTGCGTTGCGCGAACGCGACATCCTGTCGAAATCGAAGAACTCACCCTTTGAAAACCGCACATTGCAAGGCAAGGTGCTGAAGACGCTCGTGGACGGACGAATCGTTCATGGGGGATAG